The following is a genomic window from Cryptosporangium phraense.
GCGGTCATGCTCGGTTTCGTTCTCGACGCGAACCGGCGTCGCGAAACCTCCGACCCACCGACCAGGGAGCCTCGCCATGCCCGCAAACCCCCACCACGTCTCACTGGAGCCGGCTGCCCAGCAGTTCGCCGAGGCGACCGCCGAGCCTCCGTTCCTGTACGAGATGGACCCCGCCGAGGGGCGCAAGGCCGTCGACGGCGTGCAGGACAGCCCGATCGAGAAGCCCGAGATCGACGACAAGTGGATCACGGTCGAGGGCGGTCCGACCGGCTCGGTGAAGGCCCGCATCGTCACGCCGAAGGGCGCGACCGGGCCACTGCCGGTGGTGCTCTACACGCACGGCGCCGGCTGGGTGTTCGGCGACGCCCACACGCACGACCGGCTCGTCCGCGACCTCGCCGTCGGCACCGGGGCGGCGGTGGTGTTCCCCGAGTACGACCGGGCCCCGGAGGCGCAGTACCCGGTGGCGAACGAGCAGTCGTACGCGGTGGCCACCTGGGTCGCGAAGCACGGCGCCGACGAGGACCTCGACCCCACCCGGATCGCGATCAGCGGCGACTCGGTCGGCGGCAACATGGCGATCGCGCTGACCCTGATGGCCAAGGAGCGCGGCGACGTCTCGTTCCGGGCCCAGGCGCTGTTCTACCCGGTCACCGACGCCGGCTTCGACACCGACTCCTACCACCGCTGGGCCGACGGCTACTGGCTCACCCGGACCGGCATGCAGTGGTTCTGGGACCAGTACACGACCAGCGCGGACGACCGCGCCCAGATCACCGCGTCGCCGCTGCGGGCCACCCCCGAGCAGCTGCGCGACCTGCCCCCGGCGCTGATCATCAACGCGCTGGAGGACGTCCTGCACGACGACGGC
Proteins encoded in this region:
- a CDS encoding alpha/beta hydrolase, with the translated sequence MPANPHHVSLEPAAQQFAEATAEPPFLYEMDPAEGRKAVDGVQDSPIEKPEIDDKWITVEGGPTGSVKARIVTPKGATGPLPVVLYTHGAGWVFGDAHTHDRLVRDLAVGTGAAVVFPEYDRAPEAQYPVANEQSYAVATWVAKHGADEDLDPTRIAISGDSVGGNMAIALTLMAKERGDVSFRAQALFYPVTDAGFDTDSYHRWADGYWLTRTGMQWFWDQYTTSADDRAQITASPLRATPEQLRDLPPALIINALEDVLHDDGAGYADKLRAAGVPVTHVTYSAIIHDFVMVNSLHGTEASKAALAQAVAFLKAALSA